The Ziziphus jujuba cultivar Dongzao chromosome 7, ASM3175591v1 genome includes a region encoding these proteins:
- the LOC107423629 gene encoding zinc finger CCCH domain-containing protein 1, whose translation MADSDGKPQPEVCSFFRKPSKNKNIRKRTVEEEDDEESKTESTFLHSQRKAPKPDSKLYFSSGPSKASKPTESNAASDTPIFKFESSKEIQVQHDSRATATLETETEFSKDARAIRERVLRQAEDGLKGKGKGTGDEKVYKGIHGYTDYKAGFRREHTVASEKAGGAHGPLRASAHIRASSRFDYQPDICKDYKETGYCGYGDSCKFMHDRGDYKAGWQLEKEWEEKEKARRRNSALGGDDSDEAAAEQSDDDDDDELPFACFICREPFVDPVVTKCKHYFCEHCALKHHSKNKKCYVCNQPTLGIFNTAHEIRKKMAAEGR comes from the exons ATGGCAGACTCGGATGGGAAGCCACAGCCTGAAG TCTGCAGTTTCTTCCGAAAGCCGTCGAAGAACAAAAACATCAGAAAACGAACGGTTGAGGAAGAAGACGACGAAGAATCGAAAACCGAGAGCACATTCTTACACAGTCAAAGAAAAGCCCCAAAGCCCGACAgtaaactttatttttcttcagGACCCTCTAAAGCCTCTAAACCAACCGAATCAAATGCCGCATCCGATACACCAATCTTCAAGTTCGAGTCTTCGAAGGAAATCCAAGTTCAACACGATAGCAGAGCAACAGCAACCCTTGAGACCGAGACTGAATTCTCCAAGGATGCACGGGCAATCCGCGAGAGAGTGCTTAGGCAAGCAGAGGATGGCCTCAAAGGAAAAGGGAAAGGCACTGGGGATGAAAAGGTTTATAAAGGAATCCATGGATATACCGATTACAAAGCTGGGTTCCGAAGAGAGCATACGGTTGCAAGTGAGAAAGCTGGAGGGGCTCATGGGCCTCTCAGAGCTTCTGCCCACATAAGAGCTTCATCGAGATTTGATTATCAGCCAGACATATGTAAGGATTACAAAGAGACTGGTTATTGTGGTTACGGAGACTCCTGCAAGTTTATGCATGATCGTGGTGATTATAAGGCCGGTTGGCAATTGGAAAAGGAGTGGGAGGAAAAAGAGAAAGCAAGGAGGAGAAATTCAGCTTTGGGAGGGGACGATTCCGATGAAGCTGCTGCAGAGCagagtgatgatgatgatgatgatgaattgCCTTTTGCATGTTTTATTTGTAGAGAGCCTTTTGTGGATCCTGTTGTAACCAAGTGCAAGCACTACTTCTGCGAGCATTGCGCGCTAAAG CATCATTCCAAGAACAAGAAGTGCTATGTGTGCAACCAGCCTACACTCGGTATATTCAATACAGCTCATGAGATACGCAAAAAGATGGCTGCGGAGGGGAGATAA
- the LOC107423640 gene encoding phospholipase A1 PLIP1, chloroplastic, translating to MACTSLSIPTSPASSRTNGIFKEQGNGLYRSGSSKDLPSHASACMRRSYSDNHICYSGNRVHAAQTEPKLKNSRSVGIFPFQLSGSIIPNTLKSFLFDPETSRDMSMVEKETNIVVVENTGESDHEGQEIKRANWVERLLEIRSHWRNRHQKEDMKEEDGGRDEEQIGNCGCDEDENGCVVSYNSEEEDEVRYDRESFSKFLAKVPLSDTKLFSKLAFLCNIAYVIPEIRGKDLTRYFGLQFVTSSLEKKAETAAVKAKLDQDSTRVPVATSLDISESYSDKASDSEPKLSIHPSRAYEIAVSAASYVQSRAKNMLSLGSKNLQEDNEQDSKESKDQTQEEGQSSRVYKSEVAASMAASTMTTVVAAGEKEKMEAAKDLQSLHSAPCEWFVCDDSSTYTRCFVIQGSDSLASWQANLFFEPTKFEGMDVLVHRGIYEAAKGIYVQFMPEIMEHLNNYGERAKLQFTGHSLGGSLSLLVHLMLLTRKVVKPSTLRPVVTFGSPFVFCGGQKILNELGLDENQIHSVMMHRDIVPRAFSCNYPNHVAVVLKRLSSFRLHPCLIKNKLLYSPLGKLFILQPDDKSSPPHPLLPLGTALYALDRTKCGFSASVLRAFLNNPHPLETLSDPTAYGSEGTILRDHDSSNYLKAVNGVLRKHTKLVRKVRKENNLVWPLLTSPSPHSWSHESNMETRRLRTKEIMTGV from the exons ATGGCATGTACTTCATTGAGTATTCCAACCTCACCAGCTTCATCAAGAACAAATGGCATCTTCAAAGAGCAGGGCAATGGCCTTTACCGATCCGGCTCCAGCAAAGACCTTCCGAGCCATGCCAGTGCCTGTATGCGAAGGTCTTATTCTGATAACCATATTTGTTATAGTGGCAATCGTGTCCATGCTGCACAGACAGAACCAAAACTAAAGAACAGCCGTTCCGTGGGGATCTTTCCATTTCAGTTATCGGGTTCCATTATTCCGAACACactaaaatcttttttatttgatcCGGAGACGAGCAGGGATATGAGTATGGTGGAGAAGGAAACGAATATAGTGGTGGTGGAGAATACCGGTGAGAGTGATCATGAAGGACAGGAGATAAAAAGAGCAAATTGGGTTGAGAGGCTACTGGAAATTAGAAGCCATTGGAGGAATAGGCATCAAAAAGAAGATATGAAGGAAGAAGATGGGGGTCGTGATGAGGAACAAATTGGTAATTGTGGTTGTGATGAAGATGAGAATGGATGTGTGGTGAGTTATAAttctgaagaagaagatgaagtgaGATATGATCGTGAATCATTTTCCAAGTTTTTGGCGAAGGTACCCTTGTCGGATACCAAACTATTCTCTAAGCTAGCCTTCTTGTGTAACATTGCTTATGTGATACCAGAGATCAGG GGTAAGGATTTAACAAGATATTTTGGCCTACAATTTGTAACATCTTCCTTAGAAAAGAAAGCAGAGACAGCTGCAGTCAAAGCAAAACTCGACCAGGATTCAACTCGTGTACCCGTAGCAACCTCCTTAGACATTAGTGAATCCTATTCAGATAAAGCTTCAGATTCAGAACCGAAGCTTTCCATCCATCCTTCCCGTGCTTATGAAATTGCTGTCTCAGCTGCATCCTATGTCCAATCACGAGCAAAGAACATGTTATCGCTTGGCTCCAAAAATCTGCAGGAGGACAATGAGCAGGATTCAAAGGAAAGTAAAGATCAAACACAAGAGGAGGGACAAAGCTCCCGTGTTTACAAATCAGAGGTCGCTGCTTCCATGGCTGCATCAACAATGACAACCGTGGTTGCAGcaggggaaaaggaaaaaatggagGCAGCTAAGGACCTTCAGTCACTCCACTCCGCACCTTGTGAATGGTTTGTCTGCGATGATTCAAGTACATATACTCGTTGCTTTGTAATTCAG GGTTCAGACTCTCTAGCATCTTGGCAGGCAAATCTCTTCTTTGAACCCACTAAATTTGAG GGAATGGATGTTCTTGTTCATAGAGGAATTTATGAAGCTGCAAAAGGAATCTATGTGCAATTCATGCCAGAGATAATGGAGCATTTGAATAATTATGGGGAGCGTGCCAAGCTTCAGTTTACTGGTCATTCTCTTGGAGGAAGTCTTTCTCTCTTAGTCCACTTGATGCTACTAACTAGGAAGGTTGTCAAGCCATCCACCCTTCGCCCAGTGGTCACTTTTGGCTCTCCATTTGTGTTCTGTGGAGGCCAAAAGATACTCAATGAACTGGGATTGGATGAGAACCAGATTCATTCAGTGATGATGCATAGAGATATTGTCCCCAGAGCATTCTCCTGCAACTACCCTAACCATGTGGCTGTAGTCCTAAAACGTTTAAGTTCATTCCGGTTACACCcttgtttaattaaaaat AAATTACTATACTCTCCACTGGGTAAACTATTCATCCTGCAGCCTGATGACAAGTCATCTCCTCCTCACCCTCTTCTTCCTTTGGGAACTGCCCTCTATGCTTTGGACAGGACTAAATGTGGCTTCTCAGCAAGTGTATTAAGGGCCTTCCTCAATAATCCCCACCCACTAGAAACTCTGAGCGATCCTACAGCTTATGGTTCAGAAGGAACAATCCTTAGAGATCATGACTCCAGCAACTATCTTAAGGCTGTCAATGGGGTGCTAAGGAAACATACAAAGCTGGTTCGGAAAGTAAGAAAGGAAAATAACTTAGTGTGGCCACTGCTTACTTCACCGTCACCACACTCATGGAGCCATGAAAGTAATATGGAAACAAGAAGACTAAGAACCAAGGAGATAATGACTGGTGTGTGA